One Anaerohalosphaeraceae bacterium DNA window includes the following coding sequences:
- a CDS encoding RHS repeat-associated core domain-containing protein, with protein sequence MGNYYAFTGRELDRVGTSQTGFLEIMYYRARYYDPDTGRFLQPDPLGLDPAGGRINPFGPTSQYTDGMNAYEYAKSSPLLFSDAEGLAAIPYWPIGPGCGPMYTITFPDPPHCEWRLEDFIWIFEDAWGYYWDSFPLPNPYYRPGCGAAESTAFPFLRYYPIDDKIWQKYAKPEGCKCVFHGLETYWLWCCNSKTDRIKKRKSWFPTLVRGELIEGKDYRGNRKYSCKCDKDPDGKPINHYTIGPYKPLDL encoded by the coding sequence TTGGGCAATTATTACGCCTTTACGGGGCGGGAACTGGATCGGGTGGGAACTTCCCAAACGGGATTTTTGGAAATTATGTACTACCGCGCCAGGTATTATGACCCGGACACCGGCCGGTTCCTCCAGCCCGACCCGCTGGGTCTTGACCCGGCCGGCGGAAGGATTAACCCCTTCGGCCCGACAAGCCAGTACACCGACGGAATGAATGCATATGAATATGCAAAAAGCTCTCCGCTTCTCTTTTCCGATGCAGAAGGATTGGCGGCAATTCCCTATTGGCCGATTGGCCCGGGATGCGGCCCGATGTATACAATTACCTTTCCGGACCCTCCTCACTGTGAATGGCGTTTGGAAGATTTTATATGGATTTTTGAAGATGCGTGGGGCTACTATTGGGATTCGTTTCCGCTTCCCAATCCATACTATCGCCCAGGCTGCGGAGCAGCGGAAAGCACGGCATTTCCCTTTCTAAGATATTACCCAATAGATGACAAAATTTGGCAAAAATATGCAAAGCCGGAAGGATGCAAATGCGTCTTTCACGGTTTGGAAACATACTGGCTGTGGTGTTGCAATAGCAAAACCGATCGGATTAAGAAAAGAAAGAGCTGGTTTCCCACCCTCGTTCGGGGTGAACTCATTGAGGGAAAAGATTATCGCGGCAATCGTAAATACTCTTGCAAGTGTGACAAAGACCCTGATGGAAAACCTATAAACCATTACACAATTGGGCCATATAAACCATTAGACCTCTGA
- a CDS encoding ankyrin repeat domain-containing protein, giving the protein MPKQITDRFLCIVLLLFTWGCKNDHDSVINALRSGDWKTAEILVKKSPNLLNTCGKDGLSLLHKAVENNRADWVEFFIQHGADVNIRTQTTSRETPLHFAASLGYYEPARLLINHGADVNCRDDSLRTPLHLACQFSRKRIVELLVDNGADVNALARDGFTPLFIVCTESRESPSDFSIIRKLLEHGADTNYRLKGHSLLWVTLGSRCYRKAELLADCGAVLELPGEHEICRLEGEQLKDYIKWCEQAAKEFPEQLPERYRK; this is encoded by the coding sequence ATGCCAAAGCAGATAACGGACAGATTTTTGTGTATTGTGTTACTCTTATTTACCTGGGGATGCAAGAATGACCACGACAGCGTCATCAATGCTCTCCGGAGCGGAGATTGGAAAACTGCCGAGATTCTTGTGAAAAAAAGCCCGAATTTGCTCAACACCTGCGGGAAGGATGGCCTGTCGCTTCTGCACAAGGCCGTTGAGAACAATAGGGCCGACTGGGTTGAGTTTTTCATTCAACATGGCGCTGATGTCAATATTCGGACACAAACAACGAGCCGAGAAACTCCTCTTCATTTTGCTGCTTCGCTGGGATATTATGAACCAGCTCGGTTGCTGATAAATCATGGGGCAGACGTCAACTGCCGCGATGATTCTCTCCGCACTCCGTTACATCTTGCCTGTCAGTTCTCCCGCAAGAGAATCGTAGAGCTTTTAGTGGACAATGGAGCTGATGTTAACGCATTAGCTCGCGATGGCTTTACTCCTCTTTTTATCGTTTGTACCGAGTCTAGGGAATCTCCATCCGATTTCTCTATTATTCGCAAGCTTTTGGAGCATGGAGCGGATACTAATTACCGGCTGAAAGGGCATAGCCTTCTTTGGGTAACACTCGGCAGCCGCTGCTATAGAAAAGCAGAACTTCTGGCCGACTGCGGGGCTGTACTGGAACTGCCCGGCGAGCATGAAATTTGCCGGTTGGAAGGAGAACAGCTCAAAGACTATATAAAATGGTGTGAACAGGCAGCGAAGGAATTTCCGGAGCAGCTGCCGGAACGATACAGAAAATAA